The window GTAACCTCTCGCTACCCTCAGAGCAACTAACTGGGACTCCAAAGCCCACAGAATAGCCACCGTCGTGACGGTTAGCTACTTGAGTAGTCGGCGTCCACAGCCATCCACAGGAAGCCAGCACAGTGCATTCACATTCCTAGGGGCTGTGACATTCAGACCCGGGTGGTCCACATCCTGCTTCCTGTGTAGATCTATCCATTGTGTTGGAGCCGTGTGCACAGTGAACATTAAGACAAGAAAAGTCCTGGTTGTAAGCTGTCCGAGTGCATTCTGGACTTTTATGGGGCAGATGTGAACATACATATTTACACTGGATGGGGCACCGACAACAGGCAAAAACAGGAAGCCACTGcacccaaggccagcctgataaGCTGCCGTGTTTATTGGGTTACTTGTGGTAGCGACAAAGTCATTCCCTGTCCACTGTACGGTTTCCGGGTAGCAACAATGAAGCGTCTTCTCTTCTCCCGTCCCCAGAAACCATTTACTTTTTGTATCATTTGGCCGAAAGACTTCTTAAGTCTTTTCATTTTCGTGAGTTTCCAGCACCTGTGGTCTCTCTCCTTCGCACAAGAAAGAAGAGTGTTTGAATTTGCAGAAAGTTACTACACAACAGTTCGGCAGCTCGTGGAGCAGCTGTTCAGAGAACACCCACATCTTTACCGTGCAAACACAACACACGTATTTTCTCTGCATGGTCAACTCAGGTGGAGGGCCTGAGTGCCCCACCTAATACTATGTGTCCAAAAGGGGTATTCGTTGAGATTTCTGAGCTGTAAGCCAAGTAAGTCAATAATGGAAACATGCTACATTTCAGTGGGCCTCAGTTGCTCCTGCAAGGCTCCAGGACGCACAACTAGGCTAAGGGTAACAACTCACAGGTCTGACTTGGCCTCTAGACTGTGAGTGTCCCGAGGGCCAAGCTAACCTAGGCCAACCCTATGGTCTTCGGATGTAAGCAGCCAGATGAGGAGGCGGCCATCCTGAAACTGCCCTACATCCTCTTACCCAGGGCTCCTTCAGAAGGCCACTGCAGATTTACTTCTTGTGTTCACAATGCAGAGAAGCCAGCACCCTCCTTTACCAAGATAATGTGGCATCTCTGTGGGGCCAGCAGCCTGAGAGAATTCAGGTCGGAATAGATGAACACAGTTCAGAGGAGGACAAACCACTTGTAAAAATTACCTTTCCCAATTCAATTTCCAACTCCATCCAGCTCTGTCTATGAGGTTGGTGACAGGCAGAGAGAATCAGTGGATTTGATGATTAGGTTTTTTAAAACTGTAGCActtagagaaatcacaaaaaccTTCTTGCTCAACAGTCACCCAAGCAGAGAAATAACAAAGGACTGCTCCAGTGCGGCCTGCACATGTGAGTGCCAGGAAGGCGCTCCTAGCACAGGTGAGCCTAACACAGTTGATCCCTGGACAGCTGTGCCTGCACAAGAGACTCGAAGTAAATATTGTGCACAAGTGACACCCCAAGAAGGTGAGCCCCTGGGCAGGGGTGCCTTGCACAGGATAGCTCTGGGTAAGTTCTCCCTGCACAGATGAGCCCTTTTAAATCAGTGTACTGCACACAGTTGAGCTCCCAGAAGGAGAACCCTAGAAAAGGTATACCGTGCACAAGTAGCCCTAAGAAGATATACCCTGCACAGGTCAGCAGACCTAAGGAATACTTGGTGTGTTAGAATAAACTCTGCTCCTGGTTGTCCTAACAGCGGGGCCTCAGAAGCACTTAGCACCATCTGTTTTACTATCTATTAATGATTTGTACCTGGATTGACTGTAGGAGAAATATTTTGGCTCTCTAACCGACCATTCTGTACATATTCATCAACCAGCGTTCTTAGAAAAGTATTCTTCAACTGGGAAAGAATgccaattctttttaaaaaggcaagcCTATGCATTCTTTTTTATCCCTGTTCTATACTTAGTCACTGGGTTTCCTATCAATCATTTCACAAACATGGTGGATGCTGAGGTTGTGAAATGAGGATTTAACTGTTAAATTCTGACTTTGGAATATTATGCTGCCAATTAAAATAACCATATTGTATACACATAACATGAAAAATGTGAGAGACTGGCTACATGGGGTGATAGTAGATAATGTTCCTCATAAAAAGAAGTACTATGACACCTCTCCACGTAGTGTGCCTGAGACCGTGGAAGCAGGAGGTGAGGACAGATCCTGGAGCAGGACTTAGTGGTTGGTCTGAGATTTCCCTCTGCACCTGCCTCAGCAGCTAATGACTAGTTAGTACCTGTGGAATTCCATGTCCTTCTTCCTCTGGTGGTTAGTACAGGGCAGGGAAACTTCTGGTGTAGCAGACAGAGGGGACCCTACAAACCTTACCTCAGCATTCCCCTTCGGGCATCCATTTCAACTGAGCAGTAGGTTTATGAGTGCAAGAGTGCTCTAATGTGAGGAGATGGGAAGGatacagaagagagaaagaagaaagtccCTGAAACGTAATAATAGGAATTAAAGCGCTCAGGGCCTTAGTTGTGACGGCTCAGCTCAACTGGCTCAAGAGGAGACACAAGATAAGGTCAAGTGTTTATTATAGAAAGTGGTTTTTTCTTCCCCTTACCTCAGGAGGAACCAGACAAAGTACTTCTTGTACCATGGCCATTCCTTGCATAGAATTTGCTGTGGCCAGAACTGCCATCTGGCAGGACACAGAATTAGAGTTCCTCTCGGATCCTATGGATGTGCCAAGCTTCCTAGGACATGGTCCAAAGAGGAGACCAGGAGCAGAGCAGATCCTCTTGAGAGAGTACCTGATAAGTCCTTCAGGCCCATACCTCCACATAAGCCATCGAAGGCGCTCCCACTTTATGTATGGCATGGCTGTACAGTGGCTACTCTGCGCTGTGGTCCAGCATTGTCTGCTCAGAAGTTCCCTGGATGGAGCTGCCTCAAAGCATGGACAGCAAAGGGGACTGGAAAGAAAAGACCCTAGAAACTGTAAGGCATTTAAGTACCCTATCCCAGTGGCTGCTCAGAGGAGGAGCACCCACTCCTTATCCCTGCATCTGTTGTGAGATATCGAGAGACTGACAAGGCCGCACAACTTGAGCCTGCCATGTGTTACGGTAATAATTAGAAAGGACCGTTTTCTATCAGTTTCTCGGGCTGGATCCACTCAGCTGCTACTCTACCACGCGGTCCACAAGCCACCCTCTCCCGGCTGTCTTCCTTTTAGCCGCCCCCTCCGCACGTGGTCCACTAGGTGGTAGttcacgtgcgcgcgcgcgcgcacacacacacacacacgcacacacacgcacacacacacacacagagagagagagagagagagagagagagagagagagagagagagagagagagagagatctcagtCGCTCTGCTTGTTCTCACTCCGtgcaggcaacagaaccagaaccacatgctccaactgcctctcagccatttctttcacacactgtcctctttagcccggtaaaatcaaagttccagaaacttgtaatttattaattagatttacatgttaaattccaaATCCACAATTCAACCACACaacaaattcactgccaattattAAAGActtaaactgcccacctagacaagacaaGCCCGACCcagtccacctggatctggatcatcctgctctgtgGTCTCCATCTTGACTTTCCTCgatactcttcctcctcccccctttctagacttttccctgcctacccttccttctcatccggTGACGATAGGATGAtgataggctttgccttatcctggacctgccttgctgcataatgacgtCATCCTAGAGCACTGTCTGGGCCAGCTTCCTTGCCTGATTCCTTTGAGAGCTTTTGCCTCTGTGATTTAAACTTCAGCCTTTTGGATGTGGAACGGAAGCTGTTCTTCCACGATGCTGGTCCTGCTTCCACTGGCTCCTGTCTTCCTTGGCTGCACATACTGCATACAACCAAGGAGGGAAGGCCCAAGAAGCCACCATACTGTTCTCACATGACATCCTTGGGTTCCTTCACACTAGGGAGATCAGCCCTTCCAGGACAATCCACTCTCGAGCTGTTAATACCCAAGGACATCGGACCATCCCCAAAGCCCCGCATGTGTGTGAGCAAGACCAGGTTGCCATGACTGGAACCCACAGTCACCTGTTAGGTTTGAAGACCCTGCCCCTAAGGTTACTGAGCAGGAAAGTAGACGAAAGGGACGTTGAATCTGTGTAAAACTGATATAAGCCCTTTGAGAGGAAGCGAACACAGCAAAATTAAAACTGCAGAAGACCGTAATGACATGCTACCTTCAGTTTGCAGCCCCTTCGCGTTCATGAATAGCAGAACACCTATCACTCAGGAAGGACCAAATCACCAAACCCAGCAGCCAGCTCAAACCCAAAGGAAAGTTTCGGTATTGACTGGTTTCGTGTCAACATGACACCAGCTGGAGTCATCAGCAGAGAAGGATCCTCCGttgaaatgtctccatgagatccaggcattttctcaatcaatgatcaatggaggagggcccagcccattataggtggttccatccctgggctggtggttctgggttctatatgaAAGCTGGCTAAGCAAACCATGAGGAagaagtcagtaagcagcacccagacatggtctctgcatcagctcctgcccccaggatcctgccctgtttgagttcctgtcctgacttccttgaatAATGAACAGCAACGTacaagtgtaagctgaataaacccttttctgcTCAACTAGCTTTGCTGGTCATAGTGTTCTACTgcatcaatagaaaccctaactgggTCAATATCCTAAGTGTCTGGAAATGTTTAAGGTATGCAAAGGATGACCCCTATCTTAACCGGGCTCAGCCCACCAGACTACTGATTCTTCCCTGAGTATTCCCAGACTCAGGTCTCCTCCAGACTTAATATCATGAGGAGACAGTTTGCCACACTGAAGGTGCAAATCAGCAAGAGAAATGTAAGGCTCTCTTTTATGTTAAAATGTGGTGTGGAGACACAATGGGAATCCTGTTCGGCATCACAAAAGAGGAACCTTGTCATTTGCCTAAACGTAATGTGCCCAAAGGACACATTATGTTAAGAATAAGTCAGGTGCAGAAAGCCAGGCACCACAGAACTTACTTATGTGGACTCTTAAGTCTGTTTCATACAACAAAATGTAGAATGGTGTGACCAAAGGCCAGTTTCGGATGCCGTTTCAATGGCATGAAGTTTCAGTGGGGCAATAAAAACATGTTCTAATGACTTGTTGCAAAGAGGGTTGACTATAATTAATGTAAACTAGAATGCTAAAATAATTCCTTTTAAATGCTCTTACCACAAAGAAATTACATTTGAGGCGATAGATACACTAATTCATTCATCCTTAAATGTATACATTGTATCAAACATCTTATCtaccacatatatatatgtaattatcagtcatcagtttaaaaataaataggacCTTTTTAAAACTACACAGTGTACATTGAATCATTCACACACTTTCAACCACagatctgtttctttcttcaaaagtACAAAGTGAACACACAAGCCGCTCCTACCTCAACAGCATTGTGTATCTCAGGGAAAAGCCCTTGGGCAGGAGGCTAATTAGCAGTATTCTTCTTGTGGACTCATTAGAGAGATTCGATCATTCTTCTGCCACACTTCTAAGCAGTGAGCTCTCCTGGGCCATGATTTGCACCTAACTCTTTGCCTCCCCTTCTAGCTTGCAGCGGTGTCTGGGACAACATCACATGCTGGCGCCCTGCAGACATTGGGGAAACTGTCACAGTGCCCTGCCCCAAAGTGTTCAGCAATTTCTACAGCAGACCAGGTATTTGCACTGATCCCTGGGCTCATCAGTGTTTTTTCTTGGGGGGGGGTGTCAGTTTTTCCccaaagaagaaagctgagctcCTAAGGGAGCCAGAGAAGATCTGGCCTATGTTGAGTGAGTTCTCCTTTAAGGAAGCAGGAATACTTCAACCTCGGGAGCCTATCTAGGCAATCAAGGCAAATACAGAGGGAAAGACTGGATGATAAACTCTCAAGTGGAGAAGCAGGAAAAGTGTACGTGCATGACACTGGAgatgagggggagagggagggaaggttaCTGTGAGCCCAAGAGCGTTTACCGCAAGGTTGTAAGGTTTCGGAAAGAATCTGGGACACTGCACAAAACATGCCCTTGCTGACTAGTTTGCTGTTGCCTAGCGTTTGTAGAGGGTTTGGTGCCATCTGCTCCTCTGCCTGACTCAGGATCCAGGTTTTCATAACACAGAGGAATATGTCTAGAAAAATAGAGATCAGAAGACACAACTAGAACGAGGAAAGTGCAGTGCTTTGGAGAACTGGAAAATGGTTTTATCTGCACAGATACTGATGGGGAAGCCCTGAGGGATGGTAATGTTATTAGGGACTTGGTCCTGACTGGGAACCTGAACCCCTAACCTACCTCATTAGTCATTCACGACCATGTTAGAGAATCTCAACCATTctcaacatgctgacctccaaaaGCTCTTATGTAATCCAATCACCAACATCTCCCTCAGGAGCTTGGCCATGAGTGCAAAGAGGCAGTCCCCTCCAATGTCAACGGGTCAGTTGTGGCCTGAGTCGGAGGCCTCCAGAGGGATACCAGTAGGTCCCCAGGGAAGACGAATGGAGCCTGGGACCTAGAGTCCTTCAAAGACTTTGGAGTTGCATCTGCCCAACAGTGCTGGTTTCAGAATCACCAATCTGGCAGAGGCTACTAATGTACATTACCAGATAGAAGATGAGCTCTCAGTGCCCAGGGACTGCTCATTACCAGTGAACAGGTGGCCATCACCCAACAGAAAATATTGCAGGGCCTTTGGGTCAGAAAGCCTATCTCTTGCTCAAGCTCAAAAGTTACCCAGCCTGCAGGACCCCATTGGCCCACCTTTAGAATGAGAACAGCAATGTAAACCACACCTGCCTCTCAAGTCCACTCTGAAAATAAAGATGTACGTCACCGAAGTCCTTTGCAAAACTGTAATGTCCTATACCCTGTGGGTCCCACAAGTAGCCTGGGCAAGGGACAGAAGCTCCACAGAGGATGAGGACATGTGTTGTACCCTGGGCACCTTGAATAGAAATCGAGCCTGGTCAGTTGAAATCACGAATGCTCTTGTCTGTCCCTTCCCTACCAGGTCTGTCCAGAGCTCCATTCTCTTTCTACTCTGTGTGGTCACCTGCCACattctttgtaaatatagtgaATGCTTCATTTCTGGATAAATTTGAGATTATTTAGGAATAAGTGGTGGggttttttaaatcacaaaactgctatatttcttaatatttaaatCTCAACCGCAAGTTTTCCTCCAACCGATAGCCGATGGAAACTGTCCTACGCTGCTTCTTAAGCATCGAAGGGTGAGGGACAGGTCAAATGGAGAAGGGACAAGGATTGAAaatcagagaagaggagaggtaGCTCCAGGGTGCGGGGCCTGGCCACCAGCACTCTGAAAGATACAGACCTCAGAATATGCTAGGGTTGTCATTCAGCTTCAGAATATCCTCTCTGGGGCTTTCCCAGTTGCAATCAGTTCTCGTCCTGCTTTTACCATTCCGTGATACAGTGTGTCCACTACCAAGCCCTGGCAGTCAAGTCTCAGGAGGGAAGCTATGCAGGGAAACTAAGGAAGGACTTCTAGGCAGCCTCAGTCACTTGCTGACTAGGGCTTCAGCTTGTCATATCAACCTTGACCTTGAGGCTAGCTTTCAAGGACCAAACATCTGAAATTTACTTTCCAGGAAACATAAGCAAAAACTGCACTAGTGATGGGTGGTCGGAGACATTTCCGGATTTCATAGATGCGTGTGGCTACAACGACCCCGAGGATGAGAGTAAGGTAGGTGCCCGACCACCACACAAGCCCCACTCATGGACAATGGAAACAGACAACATTCTTCATGGGTCTTCTTACCTTTGTAGCAATACAGCTTCTTGATCCACACTTGGTCTCTGATATGCTGTGGCTTTGGGGATTTGCTGATTCTGCGTTATTTTGGAGGCCCAGGAAGGCTTTCCTTACCTGTCAGCATGTCTGGATGGGAGAGACCTGTAAGTGGGTTATACCTGCTACAGACTAACTCTTCTGGGGGTCCCCTGACCAACACACCCTTCGTGCCATCTGTATCCCTTCATCCCATTTATAGTTCTGCCATTCTCTGGATTCCTGGGAAGCAGATCCGATCCCACAGTACACAAGTCCAATGCCAGACATCTTCGTAAGTTCTGAAGCTGGGTCTGTTCATAGCTGCTGGTGTCTTATCTCAGGCTACTCAGGTCAACTGTCAAGAGTCTCTCTGGCCATAGCTACAGCACTCACCCAACCATTTTTAAGACAGAGTACCACATCCAGGAGTAGATCTTCCCGTAGGAATGTAATTGTTGGTGATCTGGACATTCCTAACTCAATCCTGGCTCCATCTCCACCCTGGCAGCCCCGTGTATCCCTGTAGCACCTTCCTTTCTGTTTGAccactgtctcctcctcctcagcctgggGCATCTTCTCACTGCAAGGATGACTTGAGCTCCTTACAAACCCAGTCACATAAAGACATGCTGACTGCTCAGTGAGGTACTGAAGGAAAGGGAGCCTCTACAGACACTCTGTAGATAGCCAAACGCACATTCTTCCACATAGCCATTCCGTGCCTCAGGTCGCCTCCTGCCTCCTGGCAGCAATGCTGCTTCCGGGAGTTGACCCACTTGCCCCTTGACCCAGACTAattgctttcctttcttcattaAGATTTATAATCCAAAACCAGAAGATTGTGAAactcaaggaaagaaaacaccaCGTTGTTGTGAATGCTCCCCACCAGTTGAGAGTAGCCTTCCTGGACAATAGCAGTGTAGCAGCCACAGAGTTGTCTGTGTCCTGTGAGCCAGGCACTCAGGTTTGATGGCACCAATTCCACAGACAGGTACTCGAGCTTGGAAAAAGACTGTGATGCGCTGGCCTTCATCTGTCTGACTTTACAACCTTCCAAATTGCTCCCATGCATGCTTTGTCACGAGATAGGGAAACTCTGGACTCTCAGCCTCTTCAGCTGGATCACTGGCCTGGGGTGTTGGCTGGGATTCCAACCCTCTAGCACACTCAGAACACCAAGGACAGGGTTCTACACTGCATCCTGCACAGCAAAACAAACCTGAGAGATGAGCCACTGTTGAAGACCACAAAATCCTTGCATTTGAATGGATGCCAGCTCACTTCTGACCACTACCCAACCCAGGAGCCCATACATAAACCCCTGGTCAGATGTAGGAACAGGgaacctgtgtcctctctgtCCCTTGTGCTGCACTCTGATGACCCGATTCTGTTGTTTGGTCTCACTTGATGAACTCCCCAGGAAAACAGGTTTCTTTTCTGGCCTGTGACAGTGTGGTGCTGCCTGCCTGTTCTGTTGTGTGTAATCACTGCCTTTAGTTTCTCCGTGACAAGTGTATCCCGTGTTCTCTGTGGCTATGATTATTGGTGAAGCCGTGGGTGGTACCCATCCCCCTAGAATGGCtgctgagcacacaggacaattGTGTGATCTGGACTTGGTGATTACAGAGTGTGCTGGATTTCATGTCGCTGAACCCCACCCACATATCCTGGAGACCAACCCCAAGAGGTTCACTAAACTGAGTCAGGCTCACAAGCCTGGGGAAGGCAGACGAAAGGCAGCTACTTAGAATGCAGCTGAAGTCAAGGTGCAGAGAGACTACTGAAGC is drawn from Rattus norvegicus strain BN/NHsdMcwi chromosome 6, GRCr8, whole genome shotgun sequence and contains these coding sequences:
- the Vipr2 gene encoding vasoactive intestinal polypeptide receptor 2 isoform X5 translates to MRASVVLTCYCWLLVRVSSIHPECRFHLEIQEEETKCAELLSSQMENHRACSGVWDNITCWRPADIGETVTVPCPKVFSNFYSRPGNISKNCTSDGWSETFPDFIDACGYNDPEDESKQYSFLIHTWSLICCGFGDLLILRYFGGPGRLSLPVSMSGWERPFCHSLDSWEADPIPQYTSPMPDIFVSSEAGSVHSCWCLISGYSGQLSRVSLAIATALTQPFLRQSTTSRSRSSRRNVIVGDLDIPNSILAPSPPWQPRVSL